Proteins from one Pygocentrus nattereri isolate fPygNat1 chromosome 16, fPygNat1.pri, whole genome shotgun sequence genomic window:
- the clic3 gene encoding chloride intracellular channel protein 3: MAEAPKIELFIKASDDGEGVGNCPFCQRLFMILWLKGVHFTLTTVDMKRAPEVLKDLAPGSQPPFLIYNGDVRTDTNKIEEFLEETLAPPQYPKLCCRYKESNRAGDDIFHKFSAYIKNPNPGLNDMLEKKFLRSLMKLDQYLLTPLPYELDQNPDASQSTRQYLDGDSLTLADCNLLPKLHIVKVVCKKYRDFAIPKELAGLTKYLEKAYQQDEFRCTCPNDSEILLAYHSVAKYLNK; this comes from the exons GCAAGTGATGATGGCGAAGGGGTCGGCAACTGTCCATTCTGTCAGCGGCTTTTTATGATTCTCTGGCTGAAGGGAGTTCATTTCACCCTCACCACTGTGGACATGAAGag AGCTCCAGAGGTCCTGAAGGACCTGGCTCCAGGCTCTCAGCCCCCTTTTCTCATCTATAACGGAGATGTGCGCACAGACACTAACAAGATAGAGGAGTTCCTGGAGGAGACCTTAGCGCCCCCACA ATATCCCAAACTGTGCTGTCGCTACAAGGAGTCTAACCGTGCTGGAGATGACATTTTCCACAAGTTCTCTGCTTACATCAAAAACCCAAATCCTGGACTCAATGACA TGCTGGAAAAGAAATTTCTGAGGAGTCTGATGAAGTTGGATCAATACCTGCTTACCCCACTTCCATACGAGCTGGACCAGAACCCTGATGCATCCCAGTCCACCAGACAATATCTAGACGGGGACTCCCTCACTCTTGCCGACTGCAACCTTCTCCCCAAGCTACATATTGTCAAG GTTGTTTGTAAGAAATATCGTGACTTTGCGATCCCAAAAGAACTGGCAGGTCTGACTAAGTACCTGGAGAAAGCTTACCAGCAGGACGAGTTCCGCTGCACATGCCCCAACGACTCCGAGATCCTCCTGGCCTACCACTCAGTGGCCAAATACCTCAACAAGTAG